The following is a genomic window from Armatimonadota bacterium.
GTCTCGCAACCGGCAGGGCACGCCATTGATGAGGTACTCGCCCTCGCCCGAGCGGAACACGCGGCGGGTGACTGTGACTTCCGTGAAATCGAGCGGGAGAGTGCCGTCGCTATTGTCGAGGGTGAGATGCACCTCGGCGTAGCCGACGCGCTTGCGGGCGGAGGAGCCGGCGAAAATCACGTCCTGGGCGCGCGACGAGCGGATGGTCTTCATGCTCTGCTCGCCGAGCACCCAGAGGATGGCGTCGGAGATGTTGCTCTTGCCGCTGCCGTTGGGGCCGATGATGGCGGCAATGCCGGGACCGAAATCGAGCTCGGTGCGGTCGGCAAATGTCTTGAAACCGTACAGCTCAAGTTTCTTGAGATGCACCCTAATCTCCCGCGCGCCCCCGCGCGAGAGCGCCGACCCAAAGCGGCACGTATTCTATCACAACTCGGCCAAAAAGAAAACTACCAGGAGGAAAAAACGGTCGCGGCACAGCCAGCGCTTGCCGTGCGACATGCGTCGGCGCAGGTGGGCGGCCGTATGCGAAAGCCTGTTTCGCCTGCTGTGCAGGAGGGCCGCAGCGCGGGGGAACCGGCGCGATTCATACGCTCGCTGTTTCCATCACTGGATGCCCAACCATGTCAACGCATTCGTGCTCAACACGCGCTCGATGGTCTCCCCGGACGCGCCGGCCTCGCGCAGCATCTCCTCGTCTTCTCGCAGCCGCCATGCAGCGTACTCTGCCCCCTCCGGCAGGCGCGCATCGCTGCCGAACATGATGTGCTCATCGCCGAGATACCCCAGCGCCTTGCGCAGCGCGTCCACCTTCCACATCGGCGGCGCTCCACTCGTGATCTCGATGTAGCTCGTCCACTCTCCAGTCTGATTTGCTTTGAACTTCGCCATCACCGCCATGCACTCGTCCGTCCACGGCCAGCTCATGTGCGCCATCGCAAAGCGAATCCTCGGGTAGTGGAACATGATCTCGTAGAACGCCGGCCGGCAGTATTGGGACGTATCGCTCGTGCCCCAGAGGATCCCGGTGTGGAACAGCATGGGCCTGCCGTACTCGTTGATCTTGGCGTAGCAGGCCTGCGCCCGCTCATCCGCCGGGTACCACTTGTTCGGGATCATCTTGACGCCGCGCAGCCCCTGCTTGTCCAGCGCGTAATCCACGGCCTGCTGGGCATCGGGCAGCGTCGGCTCGATCCACGCGAATCCGAGCAACCGCTCCGGATCCGCCTTGACCAGCTTCGCGAGCGTGTCGATCACCGCCGTATGCGGTCGCTCTGACTTCGCAGCTTCTCCCGACAAGTGCGGCGGCACACCAAGCAACACGGCTCGTTCGAGCCCGACCCGGTCCATCGCTTCGAGTACCTTCACGCCGTCTTCTGTGCCGTGGGTGTGAATGTGGACATCGATCGCCATGCCGTTGCCTCCTGGACAAGACAGTGCTATTCCGCGACGGGCCTGTTGCGCTCAACGGGTGCTTCGCGAGACGGCGCCGAACGATGTGACTGCGCCGCGACGGAAGATTAGCACCAATTGTGCGGGACAGCAAGAGGCGGAACCCGCGCGCAGCCCCACATGGACAAGCCTTACGAGGTGGCGGACAACAAGGACATGGATCGCTCGATCGGCGAGCCGGGGGGCGGTCTCTGGCTAATGACCGGGCTGCGCCGTGGGGCTGCGGCCGGATGCGCTCTGCTTGCCACAGAGCCCGGCGACCATTTCAGCGATCTTCTCAAACCCGGGCGACACGACGCCGTCGGTCCAGCTCAGCGCCCAGGCCCTGTTCGCGTCCGTGTGTCTGCCGTCGAAGCAGAACGTGATGAATCCGCTGCCGGCCACACGCAGCCGCTGCTGCTCCGCCAGACGGTCGAGGACGCGACTCCACACCTCGAAGCTGCGCATGTTTTCACCTTGCAGCGCCGGGTTCCATTTGTCAACCCAGATCTCGACCGGATGCCCGCGGTAAGAACGCTTGCCCTCCAGGGCGCGCCGCAATTCGAGTATGACCTCGGCCTGCGATGGATACTTACTGCCTGACCGTGCGAAGCCCGGCAGGTGATGGAAACCCACGATGTCTGGTAGCTTGCCGCTCGGAAGCTGGCGCGCCAGGCGCCCTTGCAGCACATCGGCGACTACGTTGATACCCAACTCGCGATTGTGCACCTCGGCGACCACGGCGGCGACCAGCCGGCAGTAGTTGTCTGTGGGGAAGCCCAAATCATTGCCGACCTGGATCCATTTGACGACACCGGGGTGGGCCTTGTCGCAGTACGCTGCGGCGCGGGCGACCAGGTCGGCGTAGAGAGCGATCTGGCNNNNNNNNNNNNNNNNNNNNNNNNNNNNNNNNNNNNNNNNNNNNNNNNNNNNNNNNNNNNNNNNNNNNNNNNNNNNNNNNNNNNNNNNNNNNNNNNNNNNAAGTGCGTTGGAATCGGAGAAGTGTCGACGCAGGCGAACTGGCGCGCCAAGCTCCGAGACGAACTGCATGATCTCGAACGTCGCTTGAGGAACGGCGAACGGCAGGATCTTCGCCTTTGGATCTTCCTTACCACGGCGACAGTGGGACCCGATGTCCGAGAACGCAAAGAGCGAGAGGCTGCCGACGCTCTCTCTCAGATCACGGGCAGGGAGATCGTGGTCGAGATCTGGCACGCGGCTCGGATTGCGTCCGCACTGGAGGACCCGCAACACAAGCGCCTTATCTCCAGCAGGTACTGGCTCTCTTCCCTGCTTGCTCAGGGCGAGCAATGGGCCGACATCGTCGACCGCGTACGCAATCGATCTCGCATCATGGTGAGGGGGATAGAATCATCGGTGGCCAGGCTGGGCCACTTGAAGAGAGACGAAGTCGACCAAATCGTTGAGCTGTTGCGCCAAGGCCGAAGCGTACTCCTTACGGGTCCAGGCGGGATTGGGAAGAGTGCGATTCTCAAGAAGGTGTTTGATCGGCTGTACCTAACGCGTCAGGCGCTCATCCTGTTCGTGGATGCCTCGCGGGACGCTAATTGGGACTACGTGCAGGCGAGGATCGGGGTGATGACGCCGGTATCGAACATTTTGCAGCAAGCCAACGAGTTGCAGCGTCCAGCGTACCTGATCGTCGACCAGCTTGACGATGCAGCCAGGACACCGTGGGGAAACGCTGTCTTGACCGCCGTACAGCAACTGTCGGAAGCTAAGTCTGTCTCCGTGCTGCTTGCGTGCCGCGAGTACGAGGCCGAGGCGTGGAAGCCGGTTGCCACGCTTCCCTTTATGCGCACGCATGCGAGCTACCTAGATGCTACCGAGGCCTGCGAGCTCCTTCGGAAACTAGGGATCGCGTCTCCGACCGAATCCTTGATCGAGGTGGCACAGAATCTCCTGAACCTTCGGCTCATAGCTGAGCTCGTAGCTCATGGGCGGAGAGTCCCGAGTACGGTCAACGAGTTAAAGCTTTGGCTGAAGTATCGTGATGATGTCCGAGAACGGGAGGGGGAAGAAGCGCTTGGTGCTGCTGTTGAACTGGCGCGACAGGAGCTATGTGCATCCACTGGGGACTTCGCCAGACCCCAGCCGCTCCACCGCGCTCAGCGAAGGCTGCGCAGCCGCGGTTTGATAATGGACGCTGGGCAGGAGCGCTGGAGGTGGGCTCACGGAAGACTGCGGGATTTCTTCTATGCCGCTGACGCGTGGTGGCGCAAACGCGAATGGCTTGCGCAGGTCCTCAAAGACATCGAGATGCCGAACGCCGTGGGCGTGTGCGCCTGGCTGGCGGATATGTGGCTCGATAGACCTGCGGAGGGCAAAGAGGGTCTTCTCCAGACCTTGGAGGACAAGGCTGTACCGTTTGTCTTCAAGGCGGTCATCCTTCGTCAGGTGCGCAAGCACGAGCCTGTTGCGATCCTAATCCCAGTGGTCGCGAAGGCTCTGCAGCAGGCGGACCTGGCCACGAGCTTCTTCGACGGACTCAACGATCCCCGTTGGCTGCGGCCGCTTCGCAAAGCCGGTACGTTCGATGCGCTATCCCGAACGGACGAAGATGGCCGAGTACAGTTTGCCATGGTTCTGTACGTAGCACGCATGGCCTCCAGGCTTCCGCGGGAGGTAGCAATCCTCATCCGCGCGAGTCACACCAAGGAACCCCACGTGCGTTGGCACCTGATGAAGGCCGCCGTGAGTCTACCTCCGGAGTTCAGTGGCCCCCTGATCCCTAAGTTGCTGTCGTGGGTCGGTTGGCAATGGGCGGAAGCTCGGCTGCTTGCACAACTCATGGTTAAGATGGCCGAGGGCGGCAGGAGACGCGAAGCCCTCAAGCTGTTACACGCCGTGACCGAATGGCGACTCGACGGCCGCGCAGCGACGAGTACGTCGCACCGAGTCGAGCCGGAGATTGCCGTGGTCGAATACGAGTCGATCATGGAGGAGCATGCCCCCAAAGTTGCACAGGCGCTGCCGACCGAGACACACCATACTCTGGCTAAACGCCTGCGGCAAGCAATCGAAGTCGAAGACCGCGCGAGCGATTACTCATACATGTGGCGCAAGGCCATCGAGGTCGACGGCAATTCCTACGATGAGTACAAGGACTCAATCGTAGGGCCTTTGCGCGATAGCCTCGAAAGGCTTGCTGAGATCGCGCCCGAACAAGCTGATGACATTCTGACGCGCTATGTCCGCCACAGGTACTCAATCTTCCGCCGTCTAGCCCTACATGTACTCCGGATCAACCCACTTGCGTTTCCCCATCTTGTGCGCTACTGCTACCTAAGACGCGGAGTGCTAAACGACCACTCCGTTGAGCACGAGTTCTTCCTGTTCGTGAGGGACACGTTTGCTTCTGTTGACTCCGCGCTTCAGGAGAGGTTCGTCCGGCGAATAATGAGGGGGCCTCCCGATCAAGATCGGTTTGCTCGCGTGATGGAGAGTTACGCGGGCAAAGGACTGACCACCGAGGAAGTGAGGGGCCGGAACCAACGTTGGGTCCTCGATCGCCTGTGGGTAATCCGGGATCACCTGCCCGACCAAGCGAGAGGGCGGATGGACAGACTCCGGAACAGCGTAGGTGATCCCAGGGACTTGACGGAACTAGAACGGTCGCCTTCGATGCCGCACCGGACTGCGAGCACGCCAGCCGAGGATCTAGGGCTGCTATCCACCGCTGACCTCGCTGTAAGGCTTGCATCCGCTGGGGACGTGCGGGAGCCATTTGACGAAGACGACGTGGAGATCAGAAGCCTCGTGGC
Proteins encoded in this region:
- a CDS encoding ATP-binding protein, which produces MSTQANWRAKLRDELHDLERRLRNGERQDLRLWIFLTTATVGPDVRERKEREAADALSQITGREIVVEIWHAARIASALEDPQHKRLISSRYWLSSLLAQGEQWADIVDRVRNRSRIMVRGIESSVARLGHLKRDEVDQIVELLRQGRSVLLTGPGGIGKSAILKKVFDRLYLTRQALILFVDASRDANWDYVQARIGVMTPVSNILQQANELQRPAYLIVDQLDDAARTPWGNAVLTAVQQLSEAKSVSVLLACREYEAEAWKPVATLPFMRTHASYLDATEACELLRKLGIASPTESLIEVAQNLLNLRLIAELVAHGRRVPSTVNELKLWLKYRDDVREREGEEALGAAVELARQELCASTGDFARPQPLHRAQRRLRSRGLIMDAGQERWRWAHGRLRDFFYAADAWWRKREWLAQVLKDIEMPNAVGVCAWLADMWLDRPAEGKEGLLQTLEDKAVPFVFKAVILRQVRKHEPVAILIPVVAKALQQADLATSFFDGLNDPRWLRPLRKAGTFDALSRTDEDGRVQFAMVLYVARMASRLPREVAILIRASHTKEPHVRWHLMKAAVSLPPEFSGPLIPKLLSWVGWQWAEARLLAQLMVKMAEGGRRREALKLLHAVTEWRLDGRAATSTSHRVEPEIAVVEYESIMEEHAPKVAQALPTETHHTLAKRLRQAIEVEDRASDYSYMWRKAIEVDGNSYDEYKDSIVGPLRDSLERLAEIAPEQADDILTRYVRHRYSIFRRLALHVLRINPLAFPHLVRYCYLRRGVLNDHSVEHEFFLFVRDTFASVDSALQERFVRRIMRGPPDQDRFARVMESYAGKGLTTEEVRGRNQRWVLDRLWVIRDHLPDQARGRMDRLRNSVGDPRDLTELERSPSMPHRTASTPAEDLGLLSTADLAVRLASAGDVREPFDEDDVEIRSLVARDPERFAQDAMAFASLPRRHVFSFLWGLQDALREGRSFPWGSVLELCDSALQDVDPGDDKPRLGVTTSRNVREAALDLIVAGARQRDAGIPADLLPQALNLARRAALTDPDPTKDRETPCLRARAGWVTLALSSNRPRAVTAVIEVSLRRALLSGLPRGERVEHDVLELLSSVLASRNQCGSPAVHCAVAMQWPQLRWLDVEWVDANLGDLFPIDESYWYAAWDGYLLGNNTYFEGSATLLRDQYMRGVDWLGSRGDQEYEVRESEQALAAHLALAYAVGDLDLGDAPLVQLLQKATGRLRSHFVSVIGDWLEETRTSAPDQMMPRWQRAKGLWQARLETFGVQDSPEEAAMFATWLDYALDAPEELQDLLAGTIPYAADCGMERHKLIGYLDRHVDTSPREVLRLLLSVAQVGPRDFLADEEDKVKHIVKTGQASTDHSVRRAALEIVSELARKDSRWLSLLDGQGEMT
- a CDS encoding amidohydrolase family protein, which translates into the protein MAIDVHIHTHGTEDGVKVLEAMDRVGLERAVLLGVPPHLSGEAAKSERPHTAVIDTLAKLVKADPERLLGFAWIEPTLPDAQQAVDYALDKQGLRGVKMIPNKWYPADERAQACYAKINEYGRPMLFHTGILWGTSDTSQYCRPAFYEIMFHYPRIRFAMAHMSWPWTDECMAVMAKFKANQTGEWTSYIEITSGAPPMWKVDALRKALGYLGDEHIMFGSDARLPEGAEYAAWRLREDEEMLREAGASGETIERVLSTNALTWLGIQ